A single region of the Pseudomonas sp. VD-NE ins genome encodes:
- a CDS encoding CAP domain-containing protein, giving the protein MRHAVRSSRFVSLCLLILSPLFAETAHAGAERQLVAAINDYRAHPQRCDRRPAQRLAPLSLKSNLALPIGYRYSGGMREALKSSGYSAVAVRSIRVVGAEDAEEAFDLLQDEHCAALLDANYADIGISRSRNEWQVVLAQPVLDSRVGDNRSVGKALLAEVNAARARPRMCGRQRFAAARPLSWNAALGAAAQGHSKAMAYGNYFAHRDPDGDLPADRARAAGYRGRQIGENIAAGQSSPGKAMAGWLASPGHCANLMNPMFTQVGAGFASEARSDEGVYWTMLFGAQ; this is encoded by the coding sequence ATGCGCCACGCCGTTCGTTCGTCTCGCTTCGTTTCGCTGTGCCTGCTGATCCTTTCACCCTTGTTCGCGGAAACCGCCCACGCCGGTGCGGAGCGACAACTGGTGGCCGCGATCAACGACTATCGCGCCCACCCGCAACGCTGCGATCGACGCCCGGCGCAGCGTCTGGCACCGCTATCGCTGAAGTCGAACCTGGCCTTGCCGATCGGTTATCGCTACTCCGGGGGCATGCGTGAAGCGTTGAAGTCGTCCGGCTATTCCGCCGTGGCGGTACGCAGTATTCGCGTGGTCGGGGCCGAGGACGCCGAAGAAGCTTTCGACCTGCTGCAAGACGAGCACTGCGCCGCGCTGCTGGATGCAAACTACGCCGACATCGGCATCAGTCGCTCACGCAATGAATGGCAAGTGGTGTTGGCGCAGCCGGTGCTCGACAGCCGCGTCGGCGATAACCGCAGCGTCGGCAAGGCCCTGCTGGCCGAGGTCAACGCCGCGCGCGCCCGGCCACGGATGTGTGGACGCCAGCGCTTCGCCGCCGCCCGGCCACTGAGCTGGAACGCCGCACTGGGCGCCGCCGCGCAGGGGCACAGCAAAGCCATGGCTTACGGCAACTATTTCGCCCACCGTGATCCAGACGGCGACCTGCCCGCCGATCGCGCCCGTGCGGCGGGCTATCGCGGTCGGCAAATCGGCGAAAACATTGCCGCCGGGCAGAGTTCACCGGGCAAGGCCATGGCCGGATGGCTCGCCAGTCCCGGACATTGCGCCAATCTGATGAACCCGATGTTTACCCAGGTCGGCGCGGGGTTTGCCAGTGAGGCGCGCAGTGATGAAGGGGTTTACTGGACGATGCTGTTTGGTGCGCAGTGA
- a CDS encoding Zn-dependent hydrolase, translated as MNAAVDVLQSTHQHINRDRLWASLMELAKLGATVKGGVCRLALTDLDRQARDLFVQWCKDAGCSVTVDAVGNIFARRPGRNPNLPPVMTGSHIDTQPTGGKFDGCFGVLAGVEVLRTLNDLGVETEAPLEVVVWTNEEGSRFAPCMMGSGVFAEKFTLEETLAKVDADGVTVGEALNAIGYAGQRKVSGHKVGAYFEAHIEQGPILEDEQKTIGVVLGALGQKWFDLKLRGVEAHAGPTPMHLRKDALVGASVIVGAVNRAALGHQPHACGTVGCLQAYPGSRNVIPGEVRMTLDFRHLESARLDSMIAEVKQIIEATCEEHGLTYELTPTADFPPLYFEKGCVEAVRGAAKGLGLSNMDIVSGAGHDAIFLAELGPAGMIFVPCEGGISHNEIENAAPDDLAAGCAVLLRAMLAASAMVAGGQRAA; from the coding sequence ATGAACGCAGCCGTAGACGTTCTGCAATCAACCCATCAGCACATCAACCGCGACCGCCTATGGGCGTCGCTCATGGAACTGGCCAAGCTCGGCGCCACGGTCAAGGGCGGGGTCTGTCGCCTGGCCCTGACCGATCTCGACCGCCAGGCCCGCGACCTGTTCGTGCAATGGTGCAAGGACGCCGGATGCAGTGTCACGGTCGATGCCGTCGGCAACATCTTCGCCCGTCGCCCCGGGCGCAATCCGAATCTGCCACCGGTGATGACCGGCAGCCACATCGACACCCAACCCACCGGCGGCAAGTTCGACGGCTGCTTCGGCGTGCTCGCCGGCGTCGAAGTCCTGCGCACCCTCAACGACCTCGGCGTGGAAACCGAAGCGCCGCTGGAAGTGGTGGTCTGGACCAACGAAGAAGGCTCGCGCTTCGCCCCGTGCATGATGGGCTCTGGGGTGTTCGCGGAGAAATTCACCCTCGAAGAAACCCTCGCCAAAGTCGATGCCGACGGCGTCACCGTGGGTGAAGCGCTCAACGCCATCGGTTACGCCGGCCAGCGTAAGGTCAGCGGGCATAAGGTCGGCGCCTATTTCGAGGCGCACATCGAACAAGGCCCGATCCTCGAAGATGAGCAGAAAACCATCGGCGTGGTCCTCGGCGCGCTGGGGCAGAAGTGGTTCGACCTCAAGCTGCGCGGCGTCGAGGCGCATGCCGGCCCAACGCCGATGCACCTGCGTAAAGACGCGCTGGTCGGCGCCTCGGTGATCGTCGGCGCCGTCAATCGCGCCGCCCTCGGCCACCAACCCCACGCCTGCGGCACGGTCGGTTGCCTGCAAGCCTATCCCGGCTCGCGCAACGTCATCCCCGGCGAAGTGCGCATGACCCTCGACTTCCGTCATCTGGAATCGGCGCGTCTCGACTCGATGATTGCCGAGGTTAAACAAATCATCGAAGCCACCTGTGAAGAACACGGTCTGACTTACGAACTGACGCCGACAGCGGACTTCCCGCCGCTGTACTTCGAAAAAGGCTGCGTGGAAGCGGTGCGCGGTGCGGCGAAAGGGCTTGGATTGTCGAATATGGACATCGTCAGCGGCGCCGGGCATGACGCGATTTTCCTCGCCGAACTCGGCCCGGCCGGGATGATCTTTGTGCCGTGCGAAGGCGGCATCAGCCACAACGAAATCGAGAACGCCGCGCCGGATGATCTGGCGGCGGGGTGTGCGGTGTTGTTGCGGGCGATGCTGGCGGCTTCGGCGATGGTCGCGGGAGGGCAGCGGGCGGCTTGA
- a CDS encoding DHH family protein → MKIITSGASYLDIDAYACCIAFAELLNLQGIPARAVSSASANASVSPSVFGWGAAFHDYQPTSDDEFVLVDVSDYQHFDPLVVLDRVVEVIDHHPGYENYWQQKIGSAADIRPIGAAATQVFQRWQTAGVLPQISVPSAALLATAILDNTLNFTGQMTTPADIEAYADLASRAKLPADWPRQYFLECQTTIESNLAAALAADSKRMKPESNLPGFFAQMTVWDADNLLQKHLSLIKRWMAEQGDDGLLNVISIRDRKSCFLAPTEVSQQKLNRLLPLDWQAGLAVRAPSMLRKELLKLALDAGRHCAPNSIVQ, encoded by the coding sequence ATGAAAATCATCACCTCCGGCGCGTCCTATCTGGACATCGACGCCTACGCCTGTTGCATCGCCTTTGCCGAATTGCTCAACCTGCAAGGCATTCCCGCCCGCGCCGTCAGTAGCGCGTCAGCCAACGCCAGCGTTTCGCCAAGCGTGTTCGGCTGGGGCGCGGCGTTTCACGACTACCAGCCGACATCGGACGATGAGTTCGTCTTGGTCGATGTCTCCGACTATCAGCATTTCGACCCGTTGGTGGTGCTAGACCGCGTGGTGGAGGTCATCGATCATCATCCGGGGTACGAAAACTATTGGCAGCAGAAGATTGGATCTGCTGCCGATATTCGCCCGATCGGTGCGGCGGCAACTCAGGTTTTTCAGCGCTGGCAGACGGCCGGTGTGCTGCCGCAGATCAGCGTGCCAAGTGCCGCTTTGCTGGCGACGGCGATTCTCGACAACACGCTGAATTTTACCGGGCAGATGACCACGCCAGCGGACATCGAGGCCTACGCCGACCTCGCGTCACGCGCGAAACTGCCGGCAGACTGGCCCCGGCAGTATTTTCTCGAATGCCAGACCACCATCGAATCGAACCTGGCCGCTGCATTGGCAGCCGACTCGAAACGAATGAAACCCGAAAGCAACCTGCCAGGCTTTTTCGCGCAAATGACGGTGTGGGATGCCGACAACTTGCTGCAAAAACACCTGTCGCTGATCAAGCGCTGGATGGCAGAGCAGGGCGATGACGGGCTGCTGAATGTGATCAGTATCCGCGACCGCAAAAGCTGCTTTCTGGCGCCAACCGAGGTCAGCCAACAAAAGCTCAATCGCTTGTTGCCACTCGACTGGCAGGCAGGATTGGCCGTGCGGGCGCCGTCAATGCTGCGCAAGGAACTGTTGAAGTTGGCACTGGACGCTGGCCGTCACTGCGCACCAAACAGCATCGTCCAGTAA
- a CDS encoding alpha/beta fold hydrolase translates to MSRTLMSLVALIVAVYLVLCAALFFFQRSLIYFPQPNAVSSADSRITLSMPDAQVSVVTRERVGPRALIYFGGNAEDVSRNLPEFAQAFPDYAVYLLNYRGFGGSGGSPSEAAIAEDALALFDQVYASHPQVAVVGRSLGSGVAVRLASQRPVQHLILVTPYNSLEEIAARQYPWVPVKWLLKDRFESGKYAAHIRVPTLLLAASDDEVIPRASTQRLLENFPQGVALLRVVPESGHNSISDRAQYLQWMGDLLNR, encoded by the coding sequence ATGTCCCGAACCCTGATGTCACTCGTCGCATTGATCGTTGCCGTGTACCTGGTGCTGTGCGCGGCGCTGTTCTTTTTTCAGCGTTCGCTGATCTATTTTCCGCAGCCCAATGCTGTCAGCTCCGCTGATTCACGGATAACCCTGTCGATGCCGGACGCGCAGGTTTCGGTGGTCACCCGTGAGCGCGTCGGGCCACGGGCGCTGATCTATTTCGGTGGCAATGCCGAGGACGTGTCGCGCAATCTGCCGGAGTTTGCTCAGGCGTTTCCCGATTACGCGGTGTACCTGCTCAACTACCGCGGCTTCGGTGGCAGTGGCGGCTCACCGTCGGAAGCGGCGATTGCCGAGGATGCGCTGGCGCTGTTCGATCAGGTGTATGCCAGTCATCCGCAGGTTGCCGTGGTCGGCCGCAGTCTCGGATCCGGCGTGGCGGTGCGTCTGGCCAGTCAGCGACCGGTGCAACATTTGATTCTGGTGACGCCTTACAACAGCCTCGAAGAAATTGCGGCGCGGCAGTATCCGTGGGTGCCGGTGAAGTGGTTGCTCAAGGACCGTTTCGAATCCGGCAAATACGCAGCGCATATCCGTGTGCCGACGTTGTTGCTCGCGGCCAGTGACGACGAGGTGATTCCACGCGCCAGCACCCAGCGCTTGCTGGAAAATTTCCCGCAAGGCGTGGCGCTGCTCAGAGTGGTACCGGAGTCAGGGCATAACTCGATTTCCGACCGTGCGCAGTATTTGCAGTGGATGGGGGATCTGTTGAATCGCTAA